A genome region from Glycine max cultivar Williams 82 chromosome 5, Glycine_max_v4.0, whole genome shotgun sequence includes the following:
- the LOC100798361 gene encoding 14 kDa proline-rich protein DC2.15 → MGSKTRSSLAIFLTVNILFFALVSACGTCPSPTPRHKHKPVKPSPSGGSGGSGGSGGSGGSGGSGGSGGSGGSGGSGGSGGSGGSGASCPRDALKLGVCANVLNGLLNVTLGQPPVTPCCSLLNGLVDLEAAVCLCTALKANILGINLNLPISLSLLLNVCSRNAPRDFQCA, encoded by the coding sequence ATGGGTTCCAAAACTCGCTCTTCCCTTGCTATTTTCCTAACAGTCAACATTCTCTTCTTTGCCCTTGTCTCTGCCTGCGGGACATGCCCTAGCCCAACGCCAAGGCATAAGCACAAGCCTGTTAAGCCAAGCCCTTCAGGTGGCTCAGGTGGCTCAGGAGGTTCAGGTGGTTCAGGAGGTTCTGGTGGCTCAGGTGGTTCAGGAGGTTCTGGAGGCTCAGGTGGTTCAGGAGGTTCTGGTGGTTCTGGAGGTTCCGGTGCGTCTTGCCCTCGTGATGCACTCAAACTAGGAGTGTGTGCCAATGTGCTAAACGGGTTGTTGAACGTGACTTTGGGTCAACCACCAGTTACCCCATGCTGTTCCCTTCTCAATGGTCTCGTTGATCTTGAAGCTGCAGTGTGCCTTTGCACTGCCCTAAAAGCAAACATTTTGGGCATCAACCTCAACCTTCCAATCTCACTCAGCTTACTTCTCAATGTTTGCTCAAGGAACGCCCCACGTGATTTCCAATGTGCCTAA
- the LOC100527330 gene encoding alpha-amylase inhibitor/lipid transfer/seed storage superfamily protein precursor: MASKTCSSLALFLTLNLVFFSLVSACGYTPCPGPNPKPRPNPNPNPNPSRSGSCPRDALKLGVCANVLNLVNATLGQPPVTPCCTLLDGLVDLEAAVCLCTALKANILGINLNLPISLSLLLNVCSRKVPRNFQCA, from the coding sequence ATGGCTTCCAAAACTTGCTCCTCCCTTGCTCTTTTCCTCACACTCAACCTCGTTTTCTTCTCACTTGTCTCTGCATGTGGTTATACACCATGCCCTGGTCCAAACCCAAAGCCAAGGCCCAACcccaaccctaaccctaaccccagCCGAAGTGGCTCGTGCCCCCGTGATGCACTCAAACTAGGTGTATGCGCCAATGTGCTAAACTTGGTGAATGCCACTTTGGGTCAACCACCAGTTACCCCTTGCTGCACCCTTCTCGATGGCCTCGTTGACCTTGAGGCTGCAGTGTGCCTTTGCACTGCCCTCAAAGCAAACATTTTGGGCATCAACCTCAACCTTCCAATCTCACTCAGCTTGCTTCTCAACGTTTGCTCAAGGAAAGTCCCACGTAATTTCCAATGTGCTTAA